From the genome of Anopheles merus strain MAF chromosome X, AmerM5.1, whole genome shotgun sequence, one region includes:
- the LOC121588725 gene encoding autotransporter adhesin BpaC-like isoform X21, producing MRSLTNPGGLALLVLLALSFSANVVQSYRAKMTSRVCFSNIANFTGNTAIGLCSHSVLQTLRVGANGTIAYVTTATTPQSTVLRLLPTYCNRRLAYPYLEPYLAIVGSGTEGPVATILANPTIRANYIRALITFMKSYPRCVGLYIDFSNLATSQAAGYAAFMQALFQAAGTASLKLASALPWEADRYADVYYSVTLRSLSFNVLRTYDEFYSSLTTVVRPLNPLVAMAAPFNATTKTISYNLYRWIIKGLNPSNIILGMSMYARAYTVTKVSQFGATGTASASVVSYCDALLFSTKFGLQTSSSGESVSSSSSMAYVFTSFQSAELKLNFAVSNNLAGVALFSLNTAGTNAELLRYVTSIIAPTPPTGFQYPVASYPTCGVSITFPSLVAITTQPTASTAAGGGTTRAGGVTTVAPGGDTTAAGGGTTAAGGGSTAAGGGSTAAGGGTTAAGGGSTAAGGGTTVAGGGSTAAGGGSTASGGGTTAAGGGSTAAGGGSTAAGGGTTAAGGGSTAAGGGSTAAGGGSTAAGGGTTIAGGGSTAAGGGTTAAGGGSTAAGGGTTAAGGGSTAAGGGSTAAGGGTTIAGGGSTAAGGGSTAAGGGTTIAGGGSTAAGGGSTAAGGGSTAAGGGTTAAGGGSTAAGGGTTVDGGGSTAAGGGSTAAGGGSTAAGGGSTAAGGGSTAAGGGSTAAGGGSTAAGGGSTAAGGGTTAAGGGSTAAGGGSTAAGGGSTAAGGGSTAAGGGSTAAGGGSTAAGGGSTAAGGGSTAVGGGTTAAGGGSTAAGGGSTAAGGGSTAAGGGTTAAGGGSTAAGGGSTAAGGGSTAAGGGSTAAGGGSTAAGGGTTAAGGGTTAAGGGSTAAGGGSTAIGGGSTAAGGGSTAAGGGSTAAGGGSTAAGGGSTAAGGGSTAAGGGTTVAGGGSTAAGGGSTAAGGGSTAAGGGTTAAGGGSTAAGGGTTAAGGGSTVAGGGSTAAGGGSTAAGGGSTAAGEGSTVAGGGSTAAGGGSTAAGGGTTAAGGGSTAAGGGTTIAGGGSTAAGGGSTAAGGGSTAAGGGSTAAGGGSTAAGGGSTAAGGGSTAAGGGSTAAGGGSTAAGGGTTAAGGGSTAAGGGSTAAGGGSTAAGGGTTAAGGGSTAAGGGSTAAGGGSTAAGGGSTAAGGGSTAAGGGSTAAGGGSTAAGGGSTAAGGGTTAAGGGSTAAGGGTTAAGGGSTAAGGGSTAAGGGSTAAGGGSTAAGGGSTAAGGGTTAAGGGSTAAGGGSTAAGGGSTAAGGGSTAAGGGSTAVGGGTTAAGGGSTAAGGGSTAAGGGSTAAGGGTTSAPQPAVVCGITVRSQYGGLVSSFCDSVLEINLYIQSGSACGVVV from the exons ATGCGATCCTTGACCAACCCAGGGGGGCTGGCGCTGCTAGTGTTGTTAGCACTATCGTTTAGCG CCAACGTCGTCCAATCTTATAGAGCGAAAATGA CATCGAGAGTATGCTTCTCCAACATCGCCAACTTCACTGGAAATACTGCGATCGGGCTATGCTCGCACTCAGTGTTGCAAACGCTCAGGGTGGGCGCGAACGGCACGATCGCGTACGTTACGACTGCCACAACGCCTCAGTCAACCGTGCTCA GACTGCTTCCGACCTACTGCAACCGAAGGCTGGCGTATCCGTACCTCGAACCGTACCTGGCTATAGTCGGGTCCGGTACGGAAGGACCAGTTGCTACCATCCTAGCGAATCCGACGATTCGAGCGAACTACATCCGGGCGCTGATCACGTTCATGAAGTCCTACCCGCGCTGCGTCGGActatatatcgacttcagcAACCTCGCCACATCGCAGGCG GCCGGTTATGCCGCGTTCATGCAGGCCCTGTTCCAGGCGGCTGGTACAGCTTCGCTCAAGCTGGCCTCAGCGCTGCCCTGGGAGGCAGATCGGTACGCCGATGTCTACTACAGCGTCACTTTAAGAAGCTTATCGTTTAACGTGCTGCGCACGTACGATGAATTCTACTCATCGCTTACAACGGTCGTACGGCCGCTGAACCCGCTAGTTGCTATGGCCGCACCGTTTAACGCCACGACGAAAACTATC TCGTACAACCTGTACCGGTGGATAATCAAGGGACTGAACCCGAGCAACATCATACTCGGCATGTCGATGTATGCTCGCGCATATACTGTGACAAAAGTTAGCCAGTTCGGTGCTACGGGAACGGCTAGCGCTTCGGTGGTATCATACTGCGAT GCACTTCTTTTCTCGACCAAGTTTGGACTGCAAACGAGCAGCTCTGGAGAGAGTGTATCCTCTAGCAGCAGTATGGCTTACGTATTCACTTCATTTCAATCGGCTGAGCTCAAGCTGAACTTTGCAGTGTCTAATAATTTGGCTGGTGTTGCACTGTTCTCATTGAACACTGCCGGCACCAATGCAGAGCTGCTGCGTTACGTGACGAGTATTATTGCACCGACGCCACCAACAGGTTTCCAATATCCTGTGGCGTCGTATCCTACATGCGGCGTTTCGATTACATTCCCATCGTTGGTGGCTATAACTACACAACCAACAGCCTCCACAGCAGCGGGTGGCGGTACCACTCGAGCTGGAGGAGTTACCACGGTTGCGCCAGGAGGAGACACCACGGCTGCTGGAGGTGGAACTACAGCCGCTGGAGGAGGTTCAACAGCCGCTGGAGGAGGTTCAACAGCCGCTGGAGGTGGAACTACagccgctggaggaggatcAACAGCCGCTGGAGGAGGAACTACTGTCGCTGGAGGAGGTTCAACTGCCGCTGGAGGAGGTTCGACTGCATCAGGGGGTGGAACTACAGCCGCTGGAGGAG GTTCGACTgccgctggaggaggatcaacagccgctggaggaggaactacagccgctggaggaggatcaacagccgctggaggaggatcaacagccgctggaggaggatcaactgctgctggaggaggaACGACTATCGCAGGAGGAGGTTCAACTGCCGCTGGAGGTGGAACTACAGCCGCCGGTGGTGGTTCTACAGCCGCCGGAGGAGGAACTACagccgctggaggaggatcaacagccgctggaggaggttcgactgctgctggaggaggaACTACTATCGCTGGAGGAGGATCAACAGCCGCTGGAGGAGGCTCaactgctgctggaggaggaACTACTATCGCTGGAGGAGGATCAACAGCCGCTGGAGGAGGCTCaactgctgctggaggaggttcgactgctgctggaggaggaaccacagccgctggaggaggatcCACAGCTGCTGGAGGAGGAACTACTGTCGATGGAGGAGGTTCaactgctgctggaggaggctcgactgctgctggaggaggatcaacagccgctggaggaggctcgactgctgctggaggaggatcaacagccgctggaggaggctcaacagccgctggaggaggatcAACAGCCGCTGGTGGAGGTTCgactgctgctggaggaggaactacagccgctggaggaggctcaactgctgctggaggaggatcaacagccgctggaggaggatcaacagctgctggaggaggctcaacagccgctggaggaggatcAACAGCCGCTGGAGGAGGCTCAACTGCAGCTGGAGGAGGCTCAACAGCCGCTGGAGGAGGCTCGACTGCAGTTGGAGGAGGAACTACAGCCGCTGGAGGAGGTTCGACTgccgctggaggaggatcaacagccgctggaggaggatcaactgctgctggaggaggaactacagccgctggaggaggatcaacagccgctggaggaggctcgactgctgctggaggaggatcaacagccgctggaggaggatcAACAGCCGCTGGAGGAGGCTCAACtgcagcaggaggaggaactacagccgctggaggaggaactacagccgctggaggaggctcaactgctgctggaggaggcTCAACTGCTATCGGAGGAGGATCAACAGCCGCTGGAGGAGGCTCGACTgccgctggaggaggatcaacagccgctggaggaggctcgactgctgctggaggaggcTCAACTgccgctggaggaggatcAACAGCCGCTGGAGGAGGAACTACTGTCGCTGGAGGAGGTTCAACTGCCGCTGGAGGAGGCTCgactgctgctggaggaggatCAACAGCCGCTGGAGGTGGCACGACAGCTGCTGGAGGAGGATCaactgctgctggaggaggaactacagccgctggaggaggatcAACAGTCGCTGGAGGAGGCTCGACTGCCGCTGGAGGAGGCTCCACagccgctggaggaggatcAACAGCCGCTGGTGAAGGATCAACAGTCGCTGGAGGAGGATCCACAGCCGCTGGAGGAGGCTCTACAGCTGCTGGAGGTGGAACTACagccgctggaggaggatcCACAGCCGCTGGAGGAGGAACTACTATCGCTGGAGGAGGATCAACAGCCGCTGGAGGAGGCTCgactgctgctggaggaggctcgactgctgctggaggaggctcgactgctgctggaggaggtTCGACTGCAGCTGGAGGAGGCTCaactgctgctggaggaggatCTACAGCCGCTGGAGGAGGCTCGACTGCAGCAGGAGGGGGCTCAACtgcagcaggaggaggaactacagccgctggaggaggctcaactgctgctggaggaggctcaactgctgctggaggaggatcaacagccgctggaggaggaactacagccgctggaggaggatcaacagccgctggaggaggatcAACAGCCGCTGGAGGAG gatcaactgctgctggaggaggatCAACAGCCGCTGGAGGAGGCTCGACTgccgctggaggaggatcAACAGCCGCTGGAGGAGGTTCGACTGCCGCTGGAGGAGGCTCAACtgcagcaggaggaggaactacagccgctggaggaggatcaacagccgctggaggaggaactacagccgctggaggaggctcaactgctgctggaggaggctcaactgctgctggaggaggatCAACAGCTGCTGGAGGAGGTTCTACAGCCGCTGGAGGAGGCTCaactgctgctggaggaggaACTACTgccgctggaggaggatcAACAGCCGCTGGAGGAGGTTCAACTgccgctggaggaggatcAACAGCTGCTGGAGGAGGATCAACAGCCGCTGGAGGAGGCTCGACTGCTGTTGGAGGAGGAACTACagccgctggaggaggatcAACAGCCGCCGGAGGAGGATCAACAGCCGCTGGTGGAGGATCAACAGCCGCTGGTGGAGGCACCACGTCTGCACCACAACCTGCTGTTGTCTGCGGCATTACTGTGCGGTCGCAGTACGGAGGTCTTgtcagcagtttttgtgattCTGTTTTAGAGATCAACCTGTACATTCAATCTGGAAGTGCGTGTGGGGTTGTAGTGTAA
- the LOC121588725 gene encoding autotransporter adhesin BpaC-like isoform X12, with translation MRSLTNPGGLALLVLLALSFSANVVQSYRAKMTSRVCFSNIANFTGNTAIGLCSHSVLQTLRVGANGTIAYVTTATTPQSTVLRLLPTYCNRRLAYPYLEPYLAIVGSGTEGPVATILANPTIRANYIRALITFMKSYPRCVGLYIDFSNLATSQAAGYAAFMQALFQAAGTASLKLASALPWEADRYADVYYSVTLRSLSFNVLRTYDEFYSSLTTVVRPLNPLVAMAAPFNATTKTISYNLYRWIIKGLNPSNIILGMSMYARAYTVTKVSQFGATGTASASVVSYCDALLFSTKFGLQTSSSGESVSSSSSMAYVFTSFQSAELKLNFAVSNNLAGVALFSLNTAGTNAELLRYVTSIIAPTPPTGFQYPVASYPTCGVSITFPSLVAITTQPTASTAAGGGTTRAGGVTTVAPGGDTTAAGGGTTAAGGGSTAAGGGSTAAGGGTTAAGGGSTAAGGGTTVAGGGSTAAGGGSTASGGGTTAAGGGSTAAGGGSTAAGGGTTAAGGGSTAAGGGSTAAGGGSTAAGGGTTIAGGGSTAAGGGTTAAGGGSTAAGGGTTAAGGGSTAAGGGSTAAGGGTTIAGGGSTAAGGGSTAAGGGTTIAGGGSTAAGGGSTAAGGGSTAAGGGTTAAGGGSTAAGGGTTVDGGGSTAAGGGSTAAGGGSTAAGGGSTAAGGGSTAAGGGSTAAGGGSTAAGGGSTAAGGGTTAAGGGSTAAGGGSTAAGGGSTAAGGGSTAAGGGSTAAGGGSTAAGGGSTAAGGGSTAVGGGTTAAGGGSTAAGGGSTAAGGGSTAAGGGTTAAGGGSTAAGGGSTAAGGGSTAAGGGSTAAGGGSTAAGGGTTAAGGGTTAAGGGSTAAGGGSTAIGGGSTAAGGGSTAAGGGSTAAGGGSTAAGGGSTAAGGGSTAAGGGTTVAGGGSTAAGGGSTAAGGGSTAAGGGTTAAGGGSTAAGGGTTAAGGGSTVAGGGSTAAGGGSTAAGGGSTAAGEGSTVAGGGSTAAGGGSTAAGGGTTAAGGGSTAAGGGTTIAGGGSTAAGGGSTAAGGGSTAAGGGSTAAGGGSTAAGGGSTAAGGGSTAAGGGSTAAGGGSTAAGGGTTAAGGGSTAAGGGSTAAGGGSTAAGGGTTAAGGGSTAAGGGSTAAGGGSTASGGGTTAAGGGSTAAGGGSTAAGGGSTAAGGGSTVAGGGSTAAGGGSTAAGGGTTAAGGGSTAAGGGSTAAGGGTTAAGGGSTDAGGGSTAAGGGSTAAGGGSTAAGGGSTAAGGGTTAAGGGSTAAGGGTTAAGGGSTAAGGGSTAAGGGSTAAGGGSTAAGGGSTAAGGGTTAAGGGSTAAGGGSTAAGGGSTAAGGGSTAAGGGSTAVGGGTTAAGGGSTAAGGGSTAAGGGSTAAGGGTTSAPQPAVVCGITVRSQYGGLVSSFCDSVLEINLYIQSGSACGVVV, from the exons ATGCGATCCTTGACCAACCCAGGGGGGCTGGCGCTGCTAGTGTTGTTAGCACTATCGTTTAGCG CCAACGTCGTCCAATCTTATAGAGCGAAAATGA CATCGAGAGTATGCTTCTCCAACATCGCCAACTTCACTGGAAATACTGCGATCGGGCTATGCTCGCACTCAGTGTTGCAAACGCTCAGGGTGGGCGCGAACGGCACGATCGCGTACGTTACGACTGCCACAACGCCTCAGTCAACCGTGCTCA GACTGCTTCCGACCTACTGCAACCGAAGGCTGGCGTATCCGTACCTCGAACCGTACCTGGCTATAGTCGGGTCCGGTACGGAAGGACCAGTTGCTACCATCCTAGCGAATCCGACGATTCGAGCGAACTACATCCGGGCGCTGATCACGTTCATGAAGTCCTACCCGCGCTGCGTCGGActatatatcgacttcagcAACCTCGCCACATCGCAGGCG GCCGGTTATGCCGCGTTCATGCAGGCCCTGTTCCAGGCGGCTGGTACAGCTTCGCTCAAGCTGGCCTCAGCGCTGCCCTGGGAGGCAGATCGGTACGCCGATGTCTACTACAGCGTCACTTTAAGAAGCTTATCGTTTAACGTGCTGCGCACGTACGATGAATTCTACTCATCGCTTACAACGGTCGTACGGCCGCTGAACCCGCTAGTTGCTATGGCCGCACCGTTTAACGCCACGACGAAAACTATC TCGTACAACCTGTACCGGTGGATAATCAAGGGACTGAACCCGAGCAACATCATACTCGGCATGTCGATGTATGCTCGCGCATATACTGTGACAAAAGTTAGCCAGTTCGGTGCTACGGGAACGGCTAGCGCTTCGGTGGTATCATACTGCGAT GCACTTCTTTTCTCGACCAAGTTTGGACTGCAAACGAGCAGCTCTGGAGAGAGTGTATCCTCTAGCAGCAGTATGGCTTACGTATTCACTTCATTTCAATCGGCTGAGCTCAAGCTGAACTTTGCAGTGTCTAATAATTTGGCTGGTGTTGCACTGTTCTCATTGAACACTGCCGGCACCAATGCAGAGCTGCTGCGTTACGTGACGAGTATTATTGCACCGACGCCACCAACAGGTTTCCAATATCCTGTGGCGTCGTATCCTACATGCGGCGTTTCGATTACATTCCCATCGTTGGTGGCTATAACTACACAACCAACAGCCTCCACAGCAGCGGGTGGCGGTACCACTCGAGCTGGAGGAGTTACCACGGTTGCGCCAGGAGGAGACACCACGGCTGCTGGAGGTGGAACTACAGCCGCTGGAGGAGGTTCAACAGCCGCTGGAGGAGGTTCAACAGCCGCTGGAGGTGGAACTACagccgctggaggaggatcAACAGCCGCTGGAGGAGGAACTACTGTCGCTGGAGGAGGTTCAACTGCCGCTGGAGGAGGTTCGACTGCATCAGGGGGTGGAACTACAGCCGCTGGAGGAG GTTCGACTgccgctggaggaggatcaacagccgctggaggaggaactacagccgctggaggaggatcaacagccgctggaggaggatcaacagccgctggaggaggatcaactgctgctggaggaggaACGACTATCGCAGGAGGAGGTTCAACTGCCGCTGGAGGTGGAACTACAGCCGCCGGTGGTGGTTCTACAGCCGCCGGAGGAGGAACTACagccgctggaggaggatcaacagccgctggaggaggttcgactgctgctggaggaggaACTACTATCGCTGGAGGAGGATCAACAGCCGCTGGAGGAGGCTCaactgctgctggaggaggaACTACTATCGCTGGAGGAGGATCAACAGCCGCTGGAGGAGGCTCaactgctgctggaggaggttcgactgctgctggaggaggaaccacagccgctggaggaggatcCACAGCTGCTGGAGGAGGAACTACTGTCGATGGAGGAGGTTCaactgctgctggaggaggctcgactgctgctggaggaggatcaacagccgctggaggaggctcgactgctgctggaggaggatcaacagccgctggaggaggctcaacagccgctggaggaggatcAACAGCCGCTGGTGGAGGTTCgactgctgctggaggaggaactacagccgctggaggaggctcaactgctgctggaggaggatcaacagccgctggaggaggatcaacagctgctggaggaggctcaacagccgctggaggaggatcAACAGCCGCTGGAGGAGGCTCAACTGCAGCTGGAGGAGGCTCAACAGCCGCTGGAGGAGGCTCGACTGCAGTTGGAGGAGGAACTACAGCCGCTGGAGGAGGTTCGACTgccgctggaggaggatcaacagccgctggaggaggatcaactgctgctggaggaggaactacagccgctggaggaggatcaacagccgctggaggaggctcgactgctgctggaggaggatcaacagccgctggaggaggatcAACAGCCGCTGGAGGAGGCTCAACtgcagcaggaggaggaactacagccgctggaggaggaactacagccgctggaggaggctcaactgctgctggaggaggcTCAACTGCTATCGGAGGAGGATCAACAGCCGCTGGAGGAGGCTCGACTgccgctggaggaggatcaacagccgctggaggaggctcgactgctgctggaggaggcTCAACTgccgctggaggaggatcAACAGCCGCTGGAGGAGGAACTACTGTCGCTGGAGGAGGTTCAACTGCCGCTGGAGGAGGCTCgactgctgctggaggaggatCAACAGCCGCTGGAGGTGGCACGACAGCTGCTGGAGGAGGATCaactgctgctggaggaggaactacagccgctggaggaggatcAACAGTCGCTGGAGGAGGCTCGACTGCCGCTGGAGGAGGCTCCACagccgctggaggaggatcAACAGCCGCTGGTGAAGGATCAACAGTCGCTGGAGGAGGATCCACAGCCGCTGGAGGAGGCTCTACAGCTGCTGGAGGTGGAACTACagccgctggaggaggatcCACAGCCGCTGGAGGAGGAACTACTATCGCTGGAGGAGGATCAACAGCCGCTGGAGGAGGCTCgactgctgctggaggaggctcgactgctgctggaggaggctcgactgctgctggaggaggtTCGACTGCAGCTGGAGGAGGCTCaactgctgctggaggaggatCTACAGCCGCTGGAGGAGGCTCGACTGCAGCAGGAGGGGGCTCAACtgcagcaggaggaggaactacagccgctggaggaggctcaactgctgctggaggaggctcaactgctgctggaggaggatcaacagccgctggaggaggaactacagccgctggaggaggatcaacagccgctggaggaggatcAACAGCCGCTGGAGGAGGCTCGACTGCATCAGGGGGTGGAACTACTgccgctggaggaggatcaacagccgctggaggaggctcaacagccgctggaggaggatcaacagccgctggaggaggatcAACAGTCGCAGGAGGAGGATCAACAGCCGCTGGAGGAGGCTCAACAGCCGCTGGAGGTGGAACTACagccgctggaggaggatcCACAGCCGCTGGAGGAGGCTCGACtgcagcaggaggaggaaCTACAGCAGCTGGGGGAGGCTCAACTGATGCTGGAGGAGGCTCgactgctgctggaggaggatCAACAGCCGCTGGAGGTGGCTCgactgctgctggaggaggatcaactgctgctggaggag gaactacagccgctggaggaggatcaacagccgctggaggaggaactacagccgctggaggaggctcaactgctgctggaggaggctcaactgctgctggaggaggatCAACAGCTGCTGGAGGAGGTTCTACAGCCGCTGGAGGAGGCTCaactgctgctggaggaggaACTACTgccgctggaggaggatcAACAGCCGCTGGAGGAGGTTCAACTgccgctggaggaggatcAACAGCTGCTGGAGGAGGATCAACAGCCGCTGGAGGAGGCTCGACTGCTGTTGGAGGAGGAACTACagccgctggaggaggatcAACAGCCGCCGGAGGAGGATCAACAGCCGCTGGTGGAGGATCAACAGCCGCTGGTGGAGGCACCACGTCTGCACCACAACCTGCTGTTGTCTGCGGCATTACTGTGCGGTCGCAGTACGGAGGTCTTgtcagcagtttttgtgattCTGTTTTAGAGATCAACCTGTACATTCAATCTGGAAGTGCGTGTGGGGTTGTAGTGTAA